In one window of Hyla sarda isolate aHylSar1 chromosome 1, aHylSar1.hap1, whole genome shotgun sequence DNA:
- the CD180 gene encoding CD180 antigen, which yields MAVALFLVFSLVFYPVPSTEPEPICSEIIVNKSYSCEDRGLQEVPHMIPSSTESLDFSFNSLSALYYWVFSHLENLEYLDLSRCGINWIYNDAFGNNARLNTLILTGNPILYIADTAFQGARAIQHLYLQETSIVDISFLPLKSFKNLVTLNLESNFISSIGFPKDVTLDNLSLVNFGLNQIKTISVQDSEFLQQFKNLTLILKGNNIKYIEPNAFNSSDFYLLDLNGCTWNTKITSLLNGLNGLTTHTLRIGAFGDINTDFSILPGNLNGLCNISVKELGLQYRHVFEESSETFSCLTNIRKLDLTFMNLNSLPLLGQPNIIKELTLSKNQFPSLCSISSASYSLVTHLHIVGNLDTWDLGVKCLESLSNLQYLDLSHNDFHTAKCCRAQFSGLHSLSHLNLSYGAPLPLDNPAFTENKQLEILDFTHVHLIVEPSSSPFSNLAHLRTLNLSYSKVNSDYLQLFDGLTNLVFLNMDGNLFPNKTLKEENLFSKVIQLESLILSNCNLEVIEAHVFQKLEKLTSIDLSHNSLTAFATDAFADLKNISLNFAFNKILTIPIEMVRNISEATTINLSYNPIDCSCSNIEFLTWYKQHEQIFLDKKYTRCGSPPSLAGTELSKVAITCGFSLMYIILIVIIPLICIILIIIFAKFYRRRIYATI from the exons ATGGCTGTTGCCCTTTTCTTAGTTTTTTCGCTTGTATTTTATCCAGTGCCCTCGACGGAACCTGAACCCATCTGTTCTGAG ATTATCGTCAATAAAAGTTACAGCTGTGAGGATAGAGGACTGCAGGAGGTGCCCCACATgatacccagcagcacagagagTCTAGATTTCAGCTTTAACTCATTGTCCGCCCTTTATTACTGGGTCTTCAGCCATTTAGAAAACTTGGAATATTTAGATTTATCACG GTGCGGCATTAACTGGATATACAATGACGCCTTTGGGAACAATGCAAGGCTTAATACACTTATACTTACTGGAAATCCTATATTGTACATAGCAGACACTGCATTCCAGGGAGCACGCGCCATCCAGCATTTATATTTACAGGAAACCTCTATAGTGGACATATCATTCCTTCccttaaaaagttttaaaaatctGGTGACTCTGAATTTGGAAAGTAATTTCATCTCCTCTATAGGATTTCCCAAAGACGTTACCTTAGACAACCTGTCGTTGGTAAACTTTGGATTAAACCAAATAAAAACAATATCTGTGCAGGATTCTGAATTCCTTCAGCAATTCAAAAATCTGACATTAATTCTGAAAGGAAACAATATTAAATACATTGAGCCCAATGCATTCAACAGTAGTGACTTCTATCTACTAGATCTCAATGGCTGCACCTGGAATACTAAGATAACATCTCTTTTAAATGGACTTAATGGATTAACCACACACACCCTCAGAATTGGCGCATTTGGTGACATTAATACAGATTTTAGCATACTCCCAGGAAATCTGAATGGACTGTGTAATATTTCCGTGAAGGAGCTCGGTCTACAGTACAGGCATGTATTTGAAGAGTCAAGTGAAACATTCTCCTGTTTGACCAATATTAGAAAACTAGATCTGACATTCATGAACCTTAATTCTCTTCCACTATTGGGCCAACCCAACATCATAAAGGAACTCACTCTTAGTAAAAATCAATTTCCCAGTCTTTGTAGTATAAGCTCAGCCAGTTATTCATTGGTTACTCATCTACACATAGTTGGAAATCTAGACACATGGGATTTGGGGGTCAAATGCTTAGAGAGTTTATCAAATCTGCAATATTTGGACCTAAGTCACAATGACTTTCACACGGCAAAATGTTGTAGGGCCCAGTTCAGTGGGCTCCACAGCCTCTCTCACCTTAATCTCAGTTACGGAGCACCACTCCCATTAGACAACCCGGCATTTACTGAGAACAAGCAGCTGGAAATTCTAGATTTCACTCATGTCCATTTGATAGTTGAGCCATCATCAAGTCCTTTCAGTAACTTAGCTCATCTGAGGACCCTGAATTTGTCTTATAGCAAAGTAAATAGTGACTATTTGCAGCTTTTTGATGGCCTAACAAACCTGGTTTTCTTAAACATGGATGGTAATTTATTTCCTAACAAGACTCTCAAAgaagaaaatttgttttccaagGTTATACAGCTGGAAAGCCTTATACTGTCTAACTGCAACTTAGAAGTAATAGAGGCACACGTCTTCCAGAAGCTGGAGAAGTTGACATCTATTGACCTTAGTCATAACAGTCTAACTGCATTTGCTACAGATGCTTTTGCAGACCTAAAAAACATTTCCTTAAATTTTGCCTTTAACAAGATCTTGACTATTCCTATTGAAATGGTGCGGAATATATCAGAGGCAACCACCATCAATTTGAGCTACAATCCCATTGACTGTTCATGCTCCAACATAGAATTTCTAACCTGGTACAAGCAGCACGAGCAGATCTTTCTAGATAAGAAATATACCAGGTGTGGATCGCCACCATCACTGGCTGGTACAGAGTTGTCTAAAGTAGCAATAACTTGTGGATTTTCTCTAATGTATATCATATTGATTGTCATAATTCCATTGATCTGCATAATCCTTATAATCATTTTTGCAAAGTTTTACAGGAGAAGGATTTATGCTACCATATAG